One Anopheles marshallii chromosome 3, idAnoMarsDA_429_01, whole genome shotgun sequence genomic region harbors:
- the LOC128715429 gene encoding uncharacterized protein LOC128715429: MNYGRKTPSTYRSTPSVYSHITSRSQSNLHSQRSRSMKSVMIPWYQKPILHNNKYLDIQRGAFIMGLFAIFVAIFTIGTAVFDIYCLALAAPGSSHYGYYIISYEFVYVGNVHVRNALMVAALFSLIGGLVVLVTSIMLVHALRKEYESKIVPWLWSFAIFTLFRLLAFLFFSIVNDLIFAYNILITLIWSVVIVASIYGWLMVYSLYLELADLTKLEDLAHLRMGTMQSLNASVAHSLAGSRPTTPHSTVSTMPVGDTKFI; the protein is encoded by the coding sequence ATGAATTACGGGCGTAAAACGCCGTCGACGTACCGGTCGACACCGTCGGTCTACTCCCACATTACCAGCCGATCCCAGTCGAACCTGCACTCGCagcgatcgcgatcgatgAAATCCGTCATGATCCCGTGGTACCAGAAGCCGATCctgcacaacaacaaatatcTGGACATTCAGCGGGGTGCCTTCATCATGGGACTGTTCGCGATCTTCGTTGCGATTTTCACGATCGGCACGGCCGTGTTTGACATCTACTGCCTAGCGTTGGCAGCGCCCGGATCGTCCCACTACGGTTACTACATCATCTCGTACGAGTTTGTGTACGTTGGCAACGTGCACGTGCGGAACGCACTGATGGTGGCGGCCCTGTTCTCGCTGATCGGTGgcctggtggtgctggtgacGAGTATCATGCTGGTGCACGCACTGCGCAAGGAATACGAATCGAAGATCGTACCGTGGCTGTGGTCGTTCGCCATCTTCACGCTGTTCCGCCTGTTGGCGTTCCTGTTCTTCTCGATCGTGAACGATCTGATCTTCGCGTACAACATACTGATCACGCTGATCTGGAGCGTCGTCATTGTCGCATCGATCTACGGCTGGCTGATGGTGTACTCGCTGTATCTGGAGCTGGCCGATCTGACGAAGCTGGAAGATCTTGCCCACCTGCGAATGGGTACGATGCAATCGCTGAACGCCTCCGTTGCACACTCGCTGGCCGGTTCGCGGCCTACGACACCGCACAGTACCGTCTCGACCATGCCGGTGGGAGACACGAAGttcatctaa
- the LOC128715427 gene encoding protein PALS2 isoform X3, producing MPGETIKMVGIRRNPDEPLGLTVEVDDHNQLVVARIIAGGMIDRQGLLHPGDVILEVNGVPVTTPEELQGEISVAKESVTLKIGPSIEEEMKSARITMAGGQVKNGRNLDSGKKLTCYMRALFDYDPNEDNLLPCKEIGLSFMRGDILQIINVKDPNWWQAKHAGEEGPTGLIPSQELEERRQAYVPPEADFVHKIGICGTRISKKKRKILYKTKQNGEFDKADLMLYEEVTKMPPFKRKTLVLVGVAGVGRRTLKNRLINSDPDKFGSVLPHTSRQPRPLEESGKAYWFSDREDMEEEIRENKFLEFGEHNGNLYGTHLDSIRDVIRQGKMCVLDCSPAALKTLHNSPEFMPFVVFIAAPGMEQLKLLYSERRSASGSTRNLHDDDLISAVEESALLQRKYDKYLDMVVVNEDFDDTFRQVTEALEQLSHEHQWVPVNWIY from the exons ATGCCCGGGGAAACGATCAAGATGGTGGGCATCCGGAGAAACCCGGACGAGCCGCTCGGGCTGACGGTGGAGGTGGACGACCACAATCAGCTGGTGGTGGCACGGATCATCGCCGGCGGTATGATCGATCGCCAGGGGTTGCTACACCCGGGCGACGTCATACTGGAGGTGAACGGTGTGCCCGTGACCACGCCCGAGGAGTTGCAGGGTGAGATATCGGTTGCGAAGGAATCGGTCACGTTGAAGATTGGGCCGAGCATCGAGGAGGAGATGAAATCCGCCCGCATCACCATGGCCGGTGGACAGGTAAAGAATGGACGAAATTTAGACTCGGGCAAGAAGCTAACG TGTTATATGCGTGCGCTGTTCGACTATGACCCGAACGAGGACAATCTGCTGCCCTGCAAGGAGATCGGGCTGTCGTTCATGCGCGGTGACATCCTGCAGATTATCAACGTGAAGGATCCGAACTGGTGGCAGGCGAAGCACGCCGGAGAGGAAGGACCGACGGGACTGATACCGTCCCAGGAGCTGGAGGAACGTCGTCAGGCGTACGTACCTCCGGAGGCAGATTTCGTGCACAAGATAGGCATCTGCGGCACAAGG ATTtcaaaaaagaagcgaaagatactgtacaaaacgaagcaaaatggAGAGTTCGATAAGGCGGATCTGATGCTGTACGAGGAAGTTACCAAAATGCCACCCTTCAAGCGGAAGACATTGGTGTTGGTCGGTGTGGCGGGCGTCGGTAGACGAACGCTTAAGAACCGGCTGATCAACAGTGATCCGGACAAGTTTGGATCTGTACTGCCAC ACACTTCTCGTCAACCGCGACCTCTGGAAGAATCGGGCAAAGCCTACTGGTTTAGTGATCGCGAAGATATGGAGGAAGAGATAAGGGAGAACAAGTTCTTGGAGTTTGGTGAGCACAATGGTAACTTGTACGGTACCCATTTGGACTCGATTCGTGACGTTATTCGGCAAG GCAAAATGTGTGTTCTCGATTGTTCACCGGCGGCGTTGAAGACTCTACACAACAGTCCAGAGTTTATGCCATTTGTGGTGTTTATAGCCGCACCGGGAATGGAACAGCTGAAGTTGCTGTACTCCGAGCGCAGATCGGCGAGCGGTTCCACGAGGAATTTACAC GACGATGATCTTATATCGGCCGTCGAGGAGAGTGCACTGCTCCAGCGAAAGTACGACAAATACTTGGACATGGTCGTGGTGAACGAAGACTTCGATGACACATTCCGACAGGTGACGGAAGCTCTGGAGCAGCTGTCACACGAACATCAGTGGGTGCCGGTGAACTGGATCTACTAG
- the LOC128715427 gene encoding protein PALS2 isoform X2 produces MPGETIKMVGIRRNPDEPLGLTVEVDDHNQLVVARIIAGGMIDRQGLLHPGDVILEVNGVPVTTPEELQGEISVAKESVTLKIGPSIEEEMKSARITMAGGQCYMRALFDYDPNEDNLLPCKEIGLSFMRGDILQIINVKDPNWWQAKHAGEEGPTGLIPSQELEERRQAYVPPEADFVHKIGICGTRISKKKRKILYKTKQNGEFDKADLMLYEEVTKMPPFKRKTLVLVGVAGVGRRTLKNRLINSDPDKFGSVLPHTSRQPRPLEESGKAYWFSDREDMEEEIRENKFLEFGEHNGNLYGTHLDSIRDVIRQGKMCVLDCSPAALKTLHNSPEFMPFVVFIAAPGMEQLKLLYSERRSASGSTRNLHFDRQSSIRYSSRRAKTLESLASLYEDDDLISAVEESALLQRKYDKYLDMVVVNEDFDDTFRQVTEALEQLSHEHQWVPVNWIY; encoded by the exons ATGCCCGGGGAAACGATCAAGATGGTGGGCATCCGGAGAAACCCGGACGAGCCGCTCGGGCTGACGGTGGAGGTGGACGACCACAATCAGCTGGTGGTGGCACGGATCATCGCCGGCGGTATGATCGATCGCCAGGGGTTGCTACACCCGGGCGACGTCATACTGGAGGTGAACGGTGTGCCCGTGACCACGCCCGAGGAGTTGCAGGGTGAGATATCGGTTGCGAAGGAATCGGTCACGTTGAAGATTGGGCCGAGCATCGAGGAGGAGATGAAATCCGCCCGCATCACCATGGCCGGTGGACAG TGTTATATGCGTGCGCTGTTCGACTATGACCCGAACGAGGACAATCTGCTGCCCTGCAAGGAGATCGGGCTGTCGTTCATGCGCGGTGACATCCTGCAGATTATCAACGTGAAGGATCCGAACTGGTGGCAGGCGAAGCACGCCGGAGAGGAAGGACCGACGGGACTGATACCGTCCCAGGAGCTGGAGGAACGTCGTCAGGCGTACGTACCTCCGGAGGCAGATTTCGTGCACAAGATAGGCATCTGCGGCACAAGG ATTtcaaaaaagaagcgaaagatactgtacaaaacgaagcaaaatggAGAGTTCGATAAGGCGGATCTGATGCTGTACGAGGAAGTTACCAAAATGCCACCCTTCAAGCGGAAGACATTGGTGTTGGTCGGTGTGGCGGGCGTCGGTAGACGAACGCTTAAGAACCGGCTGATCAACAGTGATCCGGACAAGTTTGGATCTGTACTGCCAC ACACTTCTCGTCAACCGCGACCTCTGGAAGAATCGGGCAAAGCCTACTGGTTTAGTGATCGCGAAGATATGGAGGAAGAGATAAGGGAGAACAAGTTCTTGGAGTTTGGTGAGCACAATGGTAACTTGTACGGTACCCATTTGGACTCGATTCGTGACGTTATTCGGCAAG GCAAAATGTGTGTTCTCGATTGTTCACCGGCGGCGTTGAAGACTCTACACAACAGTCCAGAGTTTATGCCATTTGTGGTGTTTATAGCCGCACCGGGAATGGAACAGCTGAAGTTGCTGTACTCCGAGCGCAGATCGGCGAGCGGTTCCACGAGGAATTTACAC TTTGATCGCCAAAGCTCTATACGCTACAGTTCGCGCCGTGCAAAAACTCTGGAATCGTTGGCATCGCTGTACGAG GACGATGATCTTATATCGGCCGTCGAGGAGAGTGCACTGCTCCAGCGAAAGTACGACAAATACTTGGACATGGTCGTGGTGAACGAAGACTTCGATGACACATTCCGACAGGTGACGGAAGCTCTGGAGCAGCTGTCACACGAACATCAGTGGGTGCCGGTGAACTGGATCTACTAG